A region from the Inhella inkyongensis genome encodes:
- a CDS encoding AzlD domain-containing protein, translating to MNDTLVWLAIAGLTAVTVLTRGFFLISDKPWPLPAWAREALKFAPLAALVAVIAPEVLMTQGELITTWRDPRWPAVLVASLYYFWRRGILGTMVVGMAVLLTLRLGLGW from the coding sequence ATGAATGACACCCTGGTCTGGTTGGCCATCGCCGGGCTCACGGCCGTGACGGTGCTGACGCGCGGCTTCTTCCTGATCAGCGACAAGCCCTGGCCCCTGCCGGCCTGGGCGCGCGAGGCCCTCAAGTTCGCCCCCCTGGCGGCCCTGGTGGCCGTGATCGCCCCCGAGGTCCTGATGACCCAGGGCGAGCTCATCACGACCTGGCGCGACCCGCGCTGGCCGGCGGTGCTGGTGGCCAGCCTGTACTACTTCTGGCGCCGCGGCATCCTCGGCACCATGGTTGTGGGCATGGCCGTGCTGCTCACCCTGCGCCTGGGCCTGGGTTGGTAA
- a CDS encoding phosphoglycerate kinase, producing the protein MKVIRFSDLIAQGQVAGRRVFIRADLNVPQDDAGRITEDTRIRASLPAIRMALEAGAAVMVTSHLGRPTEGEFKPEDSLAPVAERMAELLGRPVKLVANWVDGVQVAPGELVLLENCRLNKGEKKNNEELAKKLGALCDIFVHDAFGTAHRAEGTTYGIAQFAPIACAGPLLAAEIDAISQALANPKRPLVAIVAGSKVSTKLTILQALSAKVDGLIVGGGIANTFMLAAGLKIGKSLAEPDLLGEAKAVIEAMKARGAAVPIPVDVVCAKTFAADAPATVKAASEVADDDLILDIGPQTAALLAEQLKAAGTIVWNGPVGVFEFDAFAHGTETIARAIAESSAFSIAGGGDTLAAIAKYGITDQVSYISTGGGAFLEVLEGKTLPAFEILAKRAQV; encoded by the coding sequence ATGAAAGTCATTCGCTTCTCCGACCTGATCGCGCAAGGCCAAGTGGCCGGCCGCCGCGTCTTCATTCGCGCCGACCTGAACGTCCCTCAAGACGATGCGGGGCGCATCACCGAGGACACGCGCATTCGCGCCTCGCTGCCGGCTATCCGCATGGCCCTGGAAGCCGGCGCGGCCGTGATGGTGACCTCCCATCTGGGTCGCCCCACGGAAGGCGAGTTCAAGCCCGAGGACTCGCTGGCCCCCGTGGCCGAGCGCATGGCCGAGCTGCTGGGCCGCCCCGTCAAGCTGGTGGCCAATTGGGTGGACGGCGTGCAGGTGGCGCCCGGTGAATTGGTGCTGCTGGAGAACTGCCGCCTGAACAAGGGTGAAAAGAAGAACAACGAAGAGCTGGCCAAGAAGCTGGGTGCGCTCTGCGACATCTTTGTGCACGACGCCTTTGGTACCGCCCACCGCGCCGAAGGCACGACCTACGGCATCGCGCAGTTCGCCCCCATTGCATGCGCCGGCCCGCTGTTGGCCGCCGAGATCGACGCCATCAGCCAGGCCCTGGCCAACCCCAAGCGTCCGCTCGTGGCCATCGTGGCCGGCTCCAAGGTCAGCACCAAGCTGACCATCCTGCAGGCGCTCTCGGCCAAGGTGGACGGCCTGATCGTGGGTGGCGGCATCGCCAACACCTTCATGCTGGCGGCGGGCCTGAAGATCGGTAAGAGCTTGGCCGAGCCCGATCTGCTGGGCGAAGCCAAGGCCGTGATCGAGGCCATGAAGGCGCGCGGCGCGGCGGTGCCGATTCCCGTGGATGTGGTCTGCGCCAAGACCTTTGCCGCTGATGCCCCGGCCACCGTGAAGGCGGCCAGCGAAGTGGCCGATGACGACCTGATCCTGGACATCGGCCCCCAGACCGCAGCCCTGCTGGCTGAGCAACTGAAGGCGGCGGGCACCATCGTCTGGAACGGCCCCGTGGGCGTGTTCGAGTTCGATGCCTTCGCCCACGGCACCGAAACCATCGCCCGCGCCATTGCCGAGTCCTCGGCCTTCTCGATCGCCGGCGGCGGCGACACCTTGGCTGCGATTGCCAAGTACGGCATCACCGATCAGGTCAGCTACATCAGCACCGGCGGCGGCGCCTTCCTGGAAGTGCTGGAAGGCAAGACCCTGCCGGCGTTTGAGATCCTGGCCAAGCGCGCTCAGGTTTGA